A part of Vespa crabro chromosome 20, iyVesCrab1.2, whole genome shotgun sequence genomic DNA contains:
- the LOC124431208 gene encoding E3 ubiquitin-protein ligase TRIP12 isoform X5: MADQQDQLLSGGSVEKASASAGTSKIRGKSSGSGTSGYRKRQSSSIPVPVEEKRRRQTIGDPQPPQDLDNTSAHRHSIDSSKGEDKIKGERRNHGSGLGPFLDTDWRLQHKVQQSNCGISGNTRVRNTRTSLPELNLTAIDCVASRTRSRTPQNSATLLQASSSYNLSLNSGYSNRKSSSTYNNLASSSSATPVSSNSTTSRERDQTVSLGLRMSECLEGFVSAVKALFPISTQTYHQEGSKAHGGATCTSSSTSSQILGVKSNVRVGNTASNSVESGGGALAHDGAGTSGITSTATTNPAVSATATATPAHPHPTQKHPLRSRIKLLSEQPKELPSSNKTSGKHKKDSTTGSCSSSRHRSSSRARKSMVESTSGGTGNIMSGNESITNSATPTSVSSSIPGSQLVTTTGEDEAGSAVTSATASGGPSGLSGTTGDSESDDGEVGRLQALLEARGLPPHVFGALGSRMQHLLNRSMGASSAAKAQQLLAGLQAVDDEGEQLQAVIGMGEILVMGNEDTLTGFPVKQVVAALINLLGIEHNFVIMTHACRALTYMMEALPRSSTVVVDAVPVFLQKLESIECMDVAEQCLTALAMLSRRHSKTILHAGGVSACLKFVDFFNITAQRAALTITANCCQNLHPDDFHLVAESLPLLTNRLTNQDKKSVECVCQAFSRLVDSFQHDPVMLHKIINAELLQNLQQLLMITPPVNSIGNFITVLRMLSVISNRCPDLAQLLLQQNIAFTLSYLLTGSLEIKTEDVELVPRSPQEWFEITCLIEELMPPLPTDGIFSVNSLLERTSSQQETVHWEWRDERHCCHPFSTIDSRIIEMAFQNGEDEICLSTLGRTYTIDLTVMKQINEDIGMARSIFRRVNAHPVEGKSPTCSSSMDVVPPVIETNEWLVSFIRTLFSVLYEVYSSSAGPAVKCKCLRALLRMVYYASTDLLKDVLKNQVVSSHIAGMLASQDLRIVIGALQMASILMKRLPQVFGVHFHREGVLHQIRQLADPEIPLGVSPPKCSSGTSLPSPQPGPSTPISSTMMLSSSSATSPIASPSTNGNILFGAVATCQMKPNLTPSMDTHSRTDLNTTVEDASTPQSAHLWGRKSSSSSTVSDKRDTSSSTSLSKPPSNPNLSGGNRDKAKAWVREQAAQFLARYQDDAPCTHPALTVLARLTAAIQRLQSNQLDEMFSALTELRDIVLESDISPFEMNYSGLIKALLNYLTTTDAPGNRYDRLRMFWQLFAESTIQQDNNVVDLQPGAFGALVAKLNSCVAQLEQFPVKVHDLPAGSGAGRGGTSALKFFNTHQLKCNLQRHPDCNNLKQWKGGTVKIDPLALVQAIERYLMVRGYGRIRDAESLVSDDDNSEDDIDDTLAAVVISQGSAKHKLQFLIGDEVLPFNMTVYQAVRQFGCSGIDHSEAEADGEPPLGHDAVWVQTHTIYYRPVPEDEATTSSKPGSSSQCGSRKGKGKSTKISSKRKEDSLWLEGIVPAQRCPLTPYLSPSLPPSVTISDASLDGLCLLRLLHALNRHWGVLFPHLKSMSLLSPQDFINNKIAAKASRQLQDPLVIMTGNLPSWLQQIATVCPFLFPFETRQLLLYATSFDRDRALQRLLDSAPELSGSDSQERVTPRLERRKRTISRTDILKQAEQVIQDLASSKALLEVQYVNEVGTGLGPTLEFYALVSKELQRADLDLWHGSSNPTETGYVNPMHGLFATPIPWSTKVSHLAKLKTKFKFLGKFMAKAIYDSRMLDLPFSLTFYRWLLGEEHTLTLADLIYVCPDIHRTLTKLQEVVRRKEIMEKDQSLRMTERAQRIEALDLDGCPISELGLVFELPGYENIELRKGGSDIPVTIHNLDQYIKLVTHWFLYEGVFRQMEAFREGFESVFPPAQLRLFFPEELEAVFCGHTQGGGQWDTKTLLECCRTDHGYTPDSRAIRFLFEVLSKYNSEEQRQFIQFVTGSPRLPVGGFKSLTPPLTIVRKTFDPSMKTDDFLPSVMTCVNYLKLPDYTTLEIMREKLRIAAQEGQHSFHLS; the protein is encoded by the exons ATGGCAGATCAACAAGATCAGTTGTTGTCAGGGGGGTCTGTAGAGAAGGCCAGTGCTTCAGCAGGTACCTCTAAAATTAGAGGGAAAAGCTCAGGCAGTGGTACAAGTGGCTATAGAAAGCGACAAAGTAGTAGTATCCCAGTGCcagtagaagagaaaagacgCAGACAAACTATTGGTGATCCGCAACCACCTCAGGACCTTGACAACACATCTGCACATAGACATTCTATAGATTCTTCAAAAGGAGAAGACAAGATAAAGGGTGAACGTAGAAATCATGGAAGTGGTTTAGGACCATTCCTAG atACAGATTGGAGACTGCAACACAAGGTTCAGCAGTCTAATTGTGGTATTAGTGGTAATACAAGAGTTCGTAACACGAGAACAAGTTTGCCAGAGTTAAACTTGACAGCTATAGATTGTGTAGCTTCGCGGACTCGTTCTCGTACTCCACAAAATTCAGCAACTTTATTGCAAGCAAGCAGTAGCTACAACTTATCATTAAATAGTGGCTATAGTAATCGAAAATCATCTTCAACGTACAACAACTTGGCATCATCATCGAGTGCTACTCCTGTTTCTAGCAATTCAACTACGTCAAGGGAAAGAG ATCAGACTGTATCATTAGGCCTGAGGATGAGCGAATGTCTGGAAGGATTTGTGTCTGCTGTCAAAGCACTTTTTCCAATATCAACACAAACGTACCATCAAGAAG GGTCCAAAGCACACGGTGGTGCAACCTGTACAAGTAGCAGTACGAGTAGTCAAATCTTGGGTGTGAAGTCCAACGTCAGAGTGGGTAACACAGCTAGCAATTCTGTGGAGAGTGGTGGGGGGGCGTTGGCACATGACGGGGCAGGCACTAGTGGCATTACATCAACAGCCACTACCAATCCAGCTGTGTCTGCCACCGCTACTGCCACCCCTGCACACCCTCATCCTACACAAAAACATCCACTTCGTTCGCGTATAAAACTCTTAAGTGAACAACCTAAGGAACTGCCATCGAGTAACAAGACTTCaggaaaacataaaaaagactCCACGACGGGTTCCTGTTCTAGCTCAAG ACATCGCTCTTCGTCACGAGCACGGAAATCAATGGTGGAAAGTACTTCTGGAGGTACCGGAAATATAATGTCAGGGAATGAATCTATTACTAATAGTGCTACACCAACATCTGTATCATCTTCTATTCCTGGTAGTCAGTTAGTTACTACAACGGGTGAAGATGAAGCTGGATCAGCTGTAACATCTGCTACTg CGAGTGGAGGACCATCTGGATTATCTGGTACAACAGGAGATAGTGAAAGTGATGATGGTGAAGTTGGGAGATTACAAGCATTATTAGAAGCTAGAGGTTTACCTCCTCATGTATTTGGTGCATTGGGGTCACGAATGCAACATCTTCTAAATAGAAGTATGGGAGCAAGCTcag ctGCAAAAGCACAACAGCTCCTTGCTGGCTTACAAGCTGTTGATGATGAAGGCGAACAATTACAAGCTGTCATAGGAATGGGAGAAATACTTGTTATGGGAAATGAAGATACATTAACAGGTTTTCCTGTTAAACAAGTCGTTGCAgctttaataaatttacttgGAATAGAGCACAACTTCGTTATAATGACACATGCTTGTCGTGCTTTGACATACATGATGGAAGCTTTGCCTCGATCTTCTACCGTTGTTGTTGATGCTGTACCAGTATTTCTACAGAAGTTAGAATCAATTGAATGTATGGACGTTGCTGAACAATGCTTAACTGCTTTGGCTATGTTATCTCGTCGACATAGCAAAACAATATTACACGCG gGTGGTGTATCAGCTtgtttgaaatttgttgatttCTTCAATATCACGGCTCAACGCGCAGCATTAACAATCACAGCTAATTGTTGTCAAAATCTTCATCCTGATGATTTTCATCTAGTCGCAGAGAGCTTACCATTGTTAACAAACAGACTGACGAATCAGGATAAAAAAAGTGTTGAATGTGTTTGCCAAGCTTTCAGTCGATTGGTTGACAGTTTTCAACATGACCCAGTTATGttacataaaattatcaatgCGGAACTTTTGCAAAATTTACAACAGTTG cTCATGATTACACCACCTGTAAACAGTATTGGCAACTTCATAACAGTGCTACGAATGTTATCTGTGATATCAAATCGCTGTCCTGATTTGGCACAGCTGCTTTTACAACAAAATATAGCTTTCACATTAAGTTATCTTTTAACTGGATCTTTGGAAATAAAAACTGAAGATGTAGAGTTAGTACCACGTTCACCACAAGAATGgtttgaaattacttgtttaATTGAGGAACTTATGCCTCCGCTACCGACTGATGGTATATTCAGTGTAAATAGTTTACTCGAAAGGACCAGTAGTCAACAAGAAACAGTCCATTGGGAGTGGCGTGATGAAAGGCATTGCTGTCATCCATTCAGCACTATTGATTCTAGGATTATTGAG ATGGCATTTCAAAATGGTGAAGATGAAATATGTCTTTCTACTCTAGGAAGGACATATACAATAGATTTAACTGTGATGAAGCAGATTAATGAGGATATTGGAATGGCACGGAGTATATTTCGTAGAGTGAATGCTCATCCTGTTGAGGGTAAAAGTCCTACTTGCTCATCTAG CATGGACGTAGTACCTCCAGTTATCGAGACAAATGAATGGCTGGTATCTTTTATACGAACTTTATTCTCCGTACTCTACGAAGTTTATAGTAGTTCGGCCGGGCCTGCTGTAAAATGTAAATGTTTACGTGCACTTCttcgtatggtatattatGCCTCAACCGATTTATTAAAG gatgttttgaaaaatcaaGTTGTATCATCGCATATAGCAGGAATGTTAGCGTCGCAAGATTTACGAATAGTTATAGGAGCTCTACAAATGGCAAGTATCTTAATGAAAAGATTACCGCAAGTATTTGGGGTCCATTTCCATCGTGAAGGTGTCTTACATCAAATACGGCAATTAGCTGATCCTGAAATACCTCTTGGAGTTTCACCGCCCAAGTGCTCTTCTG GTACATCATTACCAAGTCCACAACCAGGTCCGTCTACACCTATTTCTTCCACCATGATGTTGTCCTCTAGTAGTGCTACGTCACCTATTGCTTCTCCATCAACAAatggtaatatattatttggcGCAGTTGCAACATGTCAAATGAAGCCAAATCTTACCCCTTCAATGGATACACATAGTAGGACAGATTTGAATACCACCGTAGAAGATGCAAGTACACCGCAAAGTGCTCATCT ATGGGGAAGAAAATCGTCATCGTCAAGCACTGTTAGTGATAAGAGAGACACAAGTTCATCAACCAGTTTATCAAAACCACCAAGTAATCCAAATTTATCAGGTGGTAATCGGGATAAGGCAAAAGCATGGGTACGCGAACAAGCTGCTCAATTCCTAGCAAGATATCAAGATGATGCACCTTGCACCCATCCAGCGTTAACGGTTCTTGCGCGACTTACAGCTGCAATACAACGATTACAATCAAAt CAATTAGATGAAATGTTCTCAGCGCTTACCGAATTACGAGATATTGTACTAGAAAGTGATATATCTCCGTTCGAAATGAATTATAGTGGTCTTATAAAAGCTTTGTTGAACTACCTCACAACCACAGACGCACCTGGaaatcgttatgatcgtttaCGGATGTTCTGGCAACTATTTGCAGAGTCTACT ATACAGCAAGACAACAATGTCGTAGATCTTCAACCGGGAGCATTCGGTGCTCTTGTCGCAAAATTGAACAGTTGCGTTGCACAGTTGGAACAATTTCCAGTAAAGGTTCATGATCTACCAGCTGGATCCGGTGCTGGACGTGGAGGAACTAGTGctcttaaatttttcaatacgCATCAGTTGAAG TGCAATCTTCAGCGGCATCCagattgtaataatttaaaacaatGGAAGGGAGGTACTGTAAAAATTGATCCTCTTGCGTTAGTGCAAGCAATAGAACGATATTTAATGGTTCGTGGCTACGGTAGAATACGGGATGCAGAATCTTTGGTtagtgacgatgataatagcGAAGATGATATAGATGATACCTTG gCAGCAGTTGTTATAAGTCAAGGCTCTGCAAAACACAAGCTCCAATTTTTGATAGGGGATGAAGTATTACCTTTTAATATGACCGTATACCAGGCAGTAAGACAATTTGGTTGTTCTGGTATAGATCATTCAGAAGCAGAAGCAGATGGTGAACCTCCTTTGGGACACGATGCAGTATGGGTGCAAACTCATACGATATATTACAG ACCTGTACCAGAGGACGAGGCCACGACATCTTCCAAACCAGGATCGAGTTCACAATGCGGTAGTAGAAAAGGCAAAGGCAAGAGTACAAAGATCAGTTCAAAGCGAAAAGAAGATAGTCTTTGGTTGGAAGGAATAGTACCAGCGCAACGATGTCCACTTACTCCTTATCTATCTCCATCTTTGCCACCATCTGTAACTATATCGGATGCTTCTTTAGACGGCTTATGTCTATTGCGGCTTTTACATGCACTTAATCGTCATTGGGGTGTTCTATTTCCTCATCTGAAAAGTATGAGCCTATTGTCTCCACAAGATTTCATAAATAACAAGATAGCGGCAAAGGCGAGTAGACAACTACAGGACCCGTTAGTTATTATGACTGGAAATTTACCATCATGGTTGCAGCAAATAGCAACAGTATG CCCTTTTCTATTCCCATTTGAAACGAGGCAATTGCTATTATACGCAACATCCTTTGATCGTGATAGAGCACTCCAGCGTCTTCTAGACTCTGCTCCAGAATTGTCAGGATCTGACAGTCAAGAACGTGTTACTCCGCgtttagaaagaagaaaaagaaccatTTCCAGAACGGACATTTTGAAACAAGCGGAACAAGTTATTCAAGACTTAGCTTCCAGCAAAGCTCTTCTTGAAGTGCAATATGTCAATGAg gtcGGAACTGGCTTGGGCCCAACTTTAGAATTTTATGCGCTAGTTTCTAAAGAACTTCAACGTGCTGACTTGGATCTCTGGCATGGTAGTTCAAACCCTACGGAGACAGGTTACGTTAATCCTATGCATGGACTCTTTGCAACACCAATACCGTGGAGTACTAAAGTGTCACATCTCGCGAAACTCAAAactaaatttaaatttcttgGTAAATTTATGGCAAAAGCAATATATGACTCAAGAATG ttgGATCTACCATTTAGTTTAACATTTTATCGTTGGTTGTTGGGAGAAGAGCATACGCTTACTTTAGCAGATTTAATATACGTTTGTCCTGATATACATCGTACCCTCACGAAATTGCAAGAAGTGGtaagacgaaaagaaataatggaaaaagatCAAAGTTTAAGAATGACGGAGAGAGCACAACGAATTGAAGCGCTAGATTTGGACGGTTGTCCTATTTCTGAACTTGGACTTGTCTTCGAATTACCAGGTTACGAAAATATAGAACTAAGGAAAGGAGGAAGTGACATACCTGTCACCATTCATAATTTGGATCAATATATCAAG TTGGTAACACATTGGTTCCTCTACGAAGGAGTTTTTAGACAAATGGAAGCGTTTCGAGAAGGATTCGAATCGGTATTTCCGCCGGCGCAATTGCGATTATTTTTCCCAGAAGAATTGGAAGCTGTATTCTGCGGACATACGCAAGGTGGTGGCCAATGGGATACAAAAACCCTTTTGGAATGTTGCCGTACAGATCATGGTTATACACCAGATTCTCGGGCTATACGTTTCTTATTTGAAGTCTTATCCAAATACAATAGCGAGGAGCAAAGacaatttattcaatttgttACTGGATCACCACGATTACCTGTTGgag gCTTTAAGAGTTTGACCCCACCCTTAACGATAGTGCGGAAAACTTTCGATCCATCGATGAAAACTGATGACTTTTTACCATCTGTAATGACTTgcgtaaattatttaaaattgccTGACTATACTACCTTGGAAATAATGcgagaaaaattaagaatagCAGCACAAGAAGGTCAACACTCATTCCACCTTTCCTAG